A stretch of the Argentina anserina chromosome 6, drPotAnse1.1, whole genome shotgun sequence genome encodes the following:
- the LOC126797076 gene encoding GPN-loop GTPase QQT1-like, whose protein sequence is MILSINVTADHLVAVHLVDSHLCSDPAKYVSALLLSLSTMIHMELPHINVLSKIDLIQNYGELAFNLDFYTDVEDLSYLQNSLDQDPRSAKFRKLTKELCGVIEDYSLVSFTTLDNKDLNQDGYERLQLLWGSFNLAGRVSIFWRMK, encoded by the exons ATGATACTCTCTATCAATGTTACTGCAGATCAT TTGGTTGCAGTGCATTTAGTTGACTCCCATCTTTGCAGTGACCCTGCAAAGTATGTCAGTGCATTGCTTCTCTCTTTATCAACCATGATACATATGGAACTCCCACACATAAATGTCCtgtctaagattgatttgatacAGAACTATGGAGAGCTAG CTTTCAATCTTGATTTCTATACTGATGTTGAGGATTTATCTTATCTTCAAAACAGTCTTGATCAGGATCCTCGCTCAGCTAAATTCAG AAAGCTTACCAAGGAGCTCTGTGGAGTCATAGAAGACTACAGTCTTGTCAGCTTTACAACCTTAGATAATAAG GACTTGAACCAAGATGGCTATGAGAGGCTTCAACTTTTATGGGGGAGCTTCAACTTGGCAGGAAGAGTGTCAATATTTTGGAGAATGAAATAG
- the LOC126797130 gene encoding formamidopyrimidine-DNA glycosylase isoform X1, which yields MPELPEVEAARRAIHDNCVGKKITKAIVAEDSKVIDGVSHADFEASLLGKTIVSANRKGKNMWLELDSPPFPSFQFGMAGAVYIKGVAVTKYKRSAVKDTDEWPSKYSKVFVQLDDGLEFSFTDKRRFAKVRLLKDPTSVPPISELGPDALLEPMTEDVLFASLSKKKISIKALLLDQSFISGIGNWVADEVLYQARIHPEQSSATLSKECVEALHKSIKEVIEKSVEVGADSDQFPSNWIFHSREKKPGKVLVDGKKIEFITVGGRTSAFVPELQKLTGNQVAKAGSKQTNKIIDDVDEEASSEEAKGTAKSKKGRKPGGQVKRSTARKSKGTDDEGNDGDDSANDVDHEDNDDSADEDVKKKTRKAPANRQSKAEATSKKKAQTSQNSKPRKRAK from the exons ATGCCAGAGCTACCGGAGGTGGAGGCGGCCCGGCGGGCCATACACGACAACTGCGTGGGGAAGAAGATCACCAAAGCAATCGTCGCCGAGGACTCGAAAGTCATCGACGGAGTGTCGCACGCGGATTTCGAGGCCTCGCTGTTGGGGAAGACCATCGTCTCCGCCAACCGCAAGGGCAAGAACATGTGGCTAGAACTCGACTCTCCTCCTTTCCCTTCCTTCCAATTCG GAATGGCGGGTGCTGTGTATATCAAAGGAGTTGCAGTTACCAAATACAAGAG GTCTGCTGTGAAGGACACTGATGAGTGGCCTTCCAAATATTCTAAGGTCTTTGTCCAA CTGGATGATGGTCTGGAGTTCTCATTCACTGACAAGAGGCGATTTGCAAAAGTCCGCCTGCTCAAAGAT CCAACTTCTGTGCCCCCCATCTCTGAGCTCGGGCCTGATGCTCTCTTGGAGCCAATGACTGAAGATGTACTCTTTGCATCATTAAGCAAGAAGAAAATATCAATTAAGGCTCTATTGCTTGATCAG AGCTTTATATCAGGAATTGGCAATTGGGTTGCTGATGAAGTACTATACCAA GCTAGAATTCATCCGGAACAAAGTTCTGCCACCCTGTCCAAAGAATGTGTCGAAGCTTTACACAAAAGCATCAAGGAG GTCATTGAAAAATCGGTTGAAGTTGGAGCAGATAGTGATCAATTTCCTAGTAATTGGATTTTTCATTCCCGTGAAAAGAAACCGGGAAAGGTGTTGGTTGATG GGAAGAAAATTGAGTTTATCACAGTTGGTGGCAGG ACTTCAGCGTTTGTACCAGAGCTTCAGAAGTTAACTGGAAATCAGGTTGCCAAAGCAGGAAGTAAACAAACTAATAAGATTATTGATGATGTCGATGAAGAAGCAAGTTCCGAAGAAGCCAAGGGAACTGCCAAATCTAAGAAGGGGAGGAAGCCTGGAGGTCAGGTCAAGAGGTCTACAGCAAGAAAATCTAAAGGTACTGATGATGAAGGCAATGATGGTGATGATTCTGCTAATGATGTCGATCATGAAGACAATGATGATTCTGCTGATGAAGATgtaaagaagaaaacaagaaaggcGCCAGCTAATAGGCAGTCCAAGGCAGAGGCAACATCCAAGAAAAAGGCGCAGACCAGTCAGAACAGTAAACCAAGGAAGAGAGCAAAGTAG
- the LOC126797130 gene encoding formamidopyrimidine-DNA glycosylase isoform X2: MPELPEVEAARRAIHDNCVGKKITKAIVAEDSKVIDGVSHADFEASLLGKTIVSANRKGKNMWLELDSPPFPSFQFGMAGAVYIKGVAVTKYKRSAVKDTDEWPSKYSKVFVQLDDGLEFSFTDKRRFAKVRLLKDPTSVPPISELGPDALLEPMTEDVLFASLSKKKISIKALLLDQSFISGIGNWVADEVLYQARIHPEQSSATLSKECVEALHKSIKEVIEFAVQVDAESIHFPREWLFHFRWGKRPGKVNGKKIEFITVGGRTSAFVPELQKLTGNQVAKAGSKQTNKIIDDVDEEASSEEAKGTAKSKKGRKPGGQVKRSTARKSKGTDDEGNDGDDSANDVDHEDNDDSADEDVKKKTRKAPANRQSKAEATSKKKAQTSQNSKPRKRAK; this comes from the exons ATGCCAGAGCTACCGGAGGTGGAGGCGGCCCGGCGGGCCATACACGACAACTGCGTGGGGAAGAAGATCACCAAAGCAATCGTCGCCGAGGACTCGAAAGTCATCGACGGAGTGTCGCACGCGGATTTCGAGGCCTCGCTGTTGGGGAAGACCATCGTCTCCGCCAACCGCAAGGGCAAGAACATGTGGCTAGAACTCGACTCTCCTCCTTTCCCTTCCTTCCAATTCG GAATGGCGGGTGCTGTGTATATCAAAGGAGTTGCAGTTACCAAATACAAGAG GTCTGCTGTGAAGGACACTGATGAGTGGCCTTCCAAATATTCTAAGGTCTTTGTCCAA CTGGATGATGGTCTGGAGTTCTCATTCACTGACAAGAGGCGATTTGCAAAAGTCCGCCTGCTCAAAGAT CCAACTTCTGTGCCCCCCATCTCTGAGCTCGGGCCTGATGCTCTCTTGGAGCCAATGACTGAAGATGTACTCTTTGCATCATTAAGCAAGAAGAAAATATCAATTAAGGCTCTATTGCTTGATCAG AGCTTTATATCAGGAATTGGCAATTGGGTTGCTGATGAAGTACTATACCAA GCTAGAATTCATCCGGAACAAAGTTCTGCCACCCTGTCCAAAGAATGTGTCGAAGCTTTACACAAAAGCATCAAGGAG GTTATTGAATTTGCTGTCCAAGTTGATGCTGAATCTATCCACTTCCCCCGTGAATGGTTGTTTCATTTTCGCTGGGGCAAAAGGCCTGGAAAAGTTAATG GGAAGAAAATTGAGTTTATCACAGTTGGTGGCAGG ACTTCAGCGTTTGTACCAGAGCTTCAGAAGTTAACTGGAAATCAGGTTGCCAAAGCAGGAAGTAAACAAACTAATAAGATTATTGATGATGTCGATGAAGAAGCAAGTTCCGAAGAAGCCAAGGGAACTGCCAAATCTAAGAAGGGGAGGAAGCCTGGAGGTCAGGTCAAGAGGTCTACAGCAAGAAAATCTAAAGGTACTGATGATGAAGGCAATGATGGTGATGATTCTGCTAATGATGTCGATCATGAAGACAATGATGATTCTGCTGATGAAGATgtaaagaagaaaacaagaaaggcGCCAGCTAATAGGCAGTCCAAGGCAGAGGCAACATCCAAGAAAAAGGCGCAGACCAGTCAGAACAGTAAACCAAGGAAGAGAGCAAAGTAG
- the LOC126797130 gene encoding formamidopyrimidine-DNA glycosylase isoform X3, producing MPELPEVEAARRAIHDNCVGKKITKAIVAEDSKVIDGVSHADFEASLLGKTIVSANRKGKNMWLELDSPPFPSFQFGMAGAVYIKGVAVTKYKRSAVKDTDEWPSKYSKVFVQLDDGLEFSFTDKRRFAKVRLLKDPTSVPPISELGPDALLEPMTEDVLFASLSKKKISIKALLLDQSFISGIGNWVADEVLYQARIHPEQSSATLSKECVEALHKSIKEVIEFAVQVDAESIHFPREWLFHFRWGKRPGKVNGKKMVIHMWFFFYRSLKNRLKLEQIVINFLVIGFFIPVKRNRERCWLMGRKLSLSQLVAGLQRLYQSFRS from the exons ATGCCAGAGCTACCGGAGGTGGAGGCGGCCCGGCGGGCCATACACGACAACTGCGTGGGGAAGAAGATCACCAAAGCAATCGTCGCCGAGGACTCGAAAGTCATCGACGGAGTGTCGCACGCGGATTTCGAGGCCTCGCTGTTGGGGAAGACCATCGTCTCCGCCAACCGCAAGGGCAAGAACATGTGGCTAGAACTCGACTCTCCTCCTTTCCCTTCCTTCCAATTCG GAATGGCGGGTGCTGTGTATATCAAAGGAGTTGCAGTTACCAAATACAAGAG GTCTGCTGTGAAGGACACTGATGAGTGGCCTTCCAAATATTCTAAGGTCTTTGTCCAA CTGGATGATGGTCTGGAGTTCTCATTCACTGACAAGAGGCGATTTGCAAAAGTCCGCCTGCTCAAAGAT CCAACTTCTGTGCCCCCCATCTCTGAGCTCGGGCCTGATGCTCTCTTGGAGCCAATGACTGAAGATGTACTCTTTGCATCATTAAGCAAGAAGAAAATATCAATTAAGGCTCTATTGCTTGATCAG AGCTTTATATCAGGAATTGGCAATTGGGTTGCTGATGAAGTACTATACCAA GCTAGAATTCATCCGGAACAAAGTTCTGCCACCCTGTCCAAAGAATGTGTCGAAGCTTTACACAAAAGCATCAAGGAG GTTATTGAATTTGCTGTCCAAGTTGATGCTGAATCTATCCACTTCCCCCGTGAATGGTTGTTTCATTTTCGCTGGGGCAAAAGGCCTGGAAAAGTTAATGGTAAGAAAATGGTGATCCATATGTGGTTTTTCTTTTACAGGTCATTGAAAAATCGGTTGAAGTTGGAGCAGATAGTGATCAATTTCCTAGTAATTGGATTTTTCATTCCCGTGAAAAGAAACCGGGAAAGGTGTTGGTTGATG GGAAGAAAATTGAGTTTATCACAGTTGGTGGCAGG ACTTCAGCGTTTGTACCAGAGCTTCAGAAGTTAA
- the LOC126797132 gene encoding uncharacterized protein LOC126797132 yields the protein MTWAPSLLSLPLNLLPPSSPLISKSHRRSWLISTRRSSSARVTASASDQDQTKSKGAEQDSPAFNPFGFVTDNPSSRSAIQLPDSPADDGNVGQMLNRIEDKGRDYGKYIRSGEHVWFVRETGSAESKRGTIVFLHGAPTQSYSYRNVMSQMSELGFHCFAPDWLGFGFSDKPQPGYGFDYIEKEFHDEFDRLLDVLGVTSPFYLVVQGFLVGSYGLTWAVKNPSRLEKLAILNSPLTMSSPLPGLFKQLRFPLLGEFTCQNAIMAERFIEAGSAYALKLEKADVYRLPYLSSSGPGFAILEATRKANFQSILSQIASGFASGRWDVPTLVAWGISDKYLPQSVAEEFKNANPTVVNLKLIEGAGHMPQEDWPERVVTALRVFF from the exons ATGACTTGGGCTCCTTCTctgctctctctccctctcaacCTCCTCCCACCCTCTTCTCCTCTCATCTCAAAATCCCACAGACGCAGCTGGCTGATAAGCACTAGAAGATCATCATCAGCAAGAGTCACAGCCAGTGCTTCAGACCAAGACCAAACCAAGAGCAAAGGAGCAGAACAAGACTCACCAGCTTTCAACCCCTTTGGGTTCGTCACTGATAACCCTTCAAGCCGTAGCGCCATTCAACTCCCCGATAGCCCTGCAGACGATGGCAATGTCGGCCAAATGCTTAAT AGAATAGAGGACAAGGGGAGGGATTATGGAAAATACATCAGGTCGGGAGAGCATGTATGGTTCGTGAGAGAAACTG GATCAGCTGAGAGCAAACGTGGAACAATTGTCTTCCTTCATGGGGCTCCCACGCAGTCTTATAGCTACAGAAATGTCATGTCTCAG ATGTCAGAACTTGGGTTCCACTGCTTTGCACCTGATTGGCTAGGATTCGGTTTCAGTGACAAACCACAGCCGGGATATGGATTTGACTATATAG AAAAGGAGTTCCACGATGAATTTGACAGACTGCTAGATGTTCTGGGGGTCACATCTCCTTTCTATCTAGTCGTTCAG GGATTTCTTGTAGGTTCGTATGGATTGACCTGGGCTGTTAAAAATCCTAGCAGACTAGAAAAGCTTGCAATTTTGAATAGTCCACTCACTATGTCATCTCCTCTTCCAGGACTGTTTAAGCAACTAAG ATTTCCTCTACTTGGTGAGTTCACATGCCAGAATGCTATTATGGCTGAGCGATTTATTGAAGCAGGTAGCGC TTATGCGTTGAAGCTGGAAAAGGCTGATGTGTATCGATTACCATATCTATCAAGCAGTGGCCCTGGATTTG CTATACTTGAAGCTACAAGGAAAGCTAATTTCCAAAGCATCCTGAGCCAAATAGCATCTGGCTTTGCATCTGGAAG ATGGGATGTACCTACTCTTGTTGCATGGGGAATTTCAGACAAGTATCTACCTCAATCTGTGGCGGAAGAGTTTAAGAACGCAAACCCCACCGTTGTCAACCTTAAGTTAATAGAAGGTGCCGGACATATGCCACAGGAGGACTG GCCTGAGAGAGTTGTTACTGCTTTGAGAGTTTTCTTTTAA